Sequence from the Rhodococcus jostii RHA1 genome:
GGGCAAGCGCAAGCGGACCCGGTTCGGTTACGGCAAGCGCAAGGACACCAAGCGCGCGCTCGTGACCCTCTCGGCCGACAGCAAGCCCATCGAGATCTTCGGAGGACCGGTCGCGTAAGCGCCCGGGACTTGACGAGACATAGAGGACGAGAAGACTCATGGCAATCCGTAAGTACAAGCCGACTACCCCGGGCCGTCGTGGCTCGAGCGTCTCGGACTTCGCCGAGATCACTCGGTCGACCCCCGAGAAGTCGCTGGTTCGCCCGCTCCACGGACGCGGTGGACGTAACGCACACGGTCGTATCACCACCCGGCACAAGGGTGGCGGACACAAGCGCGCCTACCGGCTGATCGATTTCCGTCGCAACGACAAGGACGGCGTGCCGGCCAAGGTCGCTCACATCGAGTACGACCCCAACCGCACCGCGCGTATCGCCCTGCTGCACTACGCGGACGGCGAGAAGCGCTACATCATCGCCCCCAAGGGCCTGGCCCAGGGTGCTCCGGTCGAGTCCGGCGCAGGCGCCGACATCAAGCCCGGCAACAACCTGCCCCTGCGCAACATCCCGACGGGTACCACCATCCACGCGGTGGAACTCCGCCCGGGTGGCGGCGCCAAGATGGCCCGCTCGGCCGGATCCAGCATCCAGCTGCTCGGTAAGGAAGGCACCTACGCCACGCTGCGTATGCCGTCCGGCGAAATCCGTCGTGTCGACGTTCGCTGCCGCGCCTCGATCGGTGAGGTCGGCAACGCCGAACAGTCGAACATCAACTGGGGCAAGGCCGGCCGTATGCGCTGGAAGGGCAAGCGCCCGACCGTCCGTGGTGTCGTGATGAACCCGGTCGACCACCCGCACGGTGGTGGTGAGGGTAAGACCTCCGGTGGTCGCCACCCGGTCAGCCCGTGGGGCAAGCCCGAGGGCCGCACCCGCAAGAACAAGGCGAGCGACAAGCTCATTGTCCGTCGTCGCCGTACCGGCAAGAACAAGCGCTAGGAGGGAGTGAAGGATGCCACGCAGCCTCAAGAAGGGCCCGTTCGTCGATGACCACCTCCTCGCGAAGGTGGACGTGCAGAACGAAAAGGGAACCAAGCAGGTCATCAAGACCTGGTCCCGTCGTTCCACGATCATCCCGGACTTCATCGGCCACACGTTTGCGGTTCACGACGGCCGCAAGCACGTCCCCGTGTTCGTTTCCGACTCGATGGTCGGACACAAGCTCGGAGAGTTTGCACCGACCCGCACGTTCAAGGGTCACATCAAGGATGATCGGAAGGCGAAGAGGCGATGAGCAACACCGAAACCGCCAACCCGACCGCCAAGGCAGTAGCGCGCCACGTGCGCGTCACGCCGATGAAGGCGCGTCGTGTTGTGGACCTGGTCCGCGGGCGTTCGGTTGAAGACGCCCTGAACATCCTGAAGTTCGCGCCGCAGGCAGCGAGCGAGCCGGTCGCCAAGGTGATCGCCTCCGCAGCAGCCAACGCCGAGAACAACCTCGACCTCGACCCGAGCACGCTTGTCGTCGCCACGGCGTTCGTGGACGAGGGCGCGACCCTCAAGCGGTTCCAGCCGCGTGCACAGGGACGTGCGTTCCGTATCCGCAAGCGCACCAGTCACATCACCGTGATCGTGGAGAGCCTGCCGAAGACCGGAACATCGACCCGTAATCGCCGGAAGGGAAGTGCTCAGTAGTGGGCCAGAAAATCAACCCGCACGGCTTCCGCCTCGGCATCACCACCGACTGGAAGTCTCGCTGGTACGCAGACAAGCAGTACGCGGAGTACGTCAAGGAAGACGTCGCGATCCGTAAGCTCCTCGCCACCGGCATGGAGCGCGCGGGCATCGCGAAGGTCGAGATCGAGCGCACCCGTGACCGTGTGCGTGTGGACATCCACACCGCTCGCCCGGGCATCGTCATCGGCCGCCGCGGCGCCGAAGCCGATCGCATCCGTTCCGAGCTCGAGAAGCTGACCGGCAAGCAGGTCCAGCTGAACATCCTCGAGGTCAAGAACGCCGAGGCCGAGGCTCAGCTCGTCGCACAGGGTGTGGCCGAGCAGCTCTCGAACCGAGTCGCCTTCCGTCGCGCCATGCGCAAGGCCATCCAGTCGGCCATGCGTCAGCCCAACGTCAAGGGCATCCGCGTTCAGTGCTCCGGTCGTCTCGGCGGCGCCGAGATGTCCCGGTCGGAGTTCTACCGCGAAGGCCGTGTGCCGCTGCACACGCTTCGTGCGGACATCGACTACGGCCTCTACGAGGCCAAGACCACCTTCGGCCGCATCGGCGTGAAGGTCTGGATCTACAAGGGCGACATCGTCGGTGGCAAGCGTGAGCTGGCCGCCAACGTGGCTGCTCCCGCAGGCGACCGCCCGCGTCGTGAGCGTCCGAGCCGTCCCCGTCGTTCCGGTGCCACCGGCACCACCGCGACCAGCAC
This genomic interval carries:
- the rpsC gene encoding 30S ribosomal protein S3, with the protein product MGQKINPHGFRLGITTDWKSRWYADKQYAEYVKEDVAIRKLLATGMERAGIAKVEIERTRDRVRVDIHTARPGIVIGRRGAEADRIRSELEKLTGKQVQLNILEVKNAEAEAQLVAQGVAEQLSNRVAFRRAMRKAIQSAMRQPNVKGIRVQCSGRLGGAEMSRSEFYREGRVPLHTLRADIDYGLYEAKTTFGRIGVKVWIYKGDIVGGKRELAANVAAPAGDRPRRERPSRPRRSGATGTTATSTEAGRAATATADAPATTEQKEG
- the rpsS gene encoding 30S ribosomal protein S19, with translation MPRSLKKGPFVDDHLLAKVDVQNEKGTKQVIKTWSRRSTIIPDFIGHTFAVHDGRKHVPVFVSDSMVGHKLGEFAPTRTFKGHIKDDRKAKRR
- the rplV gene encoding 50S ribosomal protein L22; this encodes MSNTETANPTAKAVARHVRVTPMKARRVVDLVRGRSVEDALNILKFAPQAASEPVAKVIASAAANAENNLDLDPSTLVVATAFVDEGATLKRFQPRAQGRAFRIRKRTSHITVIVESLPKTGTSTRNRRKGSAQ
- the rplB gene encoding 50S ribosomal protein L2; translated protein: MAIRKYKPTTPGRRGSSVSDFAEITRSTPEKSLVRPLHGRGGRNAHGRITTRHKGGGHKRAYRLIDFRRNDKDGVPAKVAHIEYDPNRTARIALLHYADGEKRYIIAPKGLAQGAPVESGAGADIKPGNNLPLRNIPTGTTIHAVELRPGGGAKMARSAGSSIQLLGKEGTYATLRMPSGEIRRVDVRCRASIGEVGNAEQSNINWGKAGRMRWKGKRPTVRGVVMNPVDHPHGGGEGKTSGGRHPVSPWGKPEGRTRKNKASDKLIVRRRRTGKNKR